CGACGATCAGGGCGGTGGAGAGGGAGAGCATCGGAGCGTTCCTCGGAGGGCAACAGCGGGTTCTCCTGCCCTTACGCCCCGGCGCTCCGGTGATTTCATTCGCCTCGCGCCACGCGCCGGTACAACGCATCGTGCCGGCGCACCATCCGCGTCAGCGACAGCTCTCGCTCCACGAAGGCGCGCGCCCGCGCCCCCATGCGTCGGCCCCGCTCCCGATCTCCGAGCAACTGGAGGAACGCCTCGCCCAGGGCCTCCGGCCGCAGGGGCGGCACCACCAGGCCCCGCTCGCCATCCGCCACCAGCTCCGGGTTGCCGCCCACGTTCGTCACCACCATGGGCAGCCCCGCGGCCATGCCCTCCATCACCGCGTTGGACATGCCCTCGGCGCTGGAGCACAACACGCCGAAGTCCGCGCGCTCGTAGATGGCGGGCACGTCCCCGCGATGTTTCAGGAAGTGCACGCGGTCCGCGAGGCCCAACGAGCCCGCGAGCTTCTCCATCTCCGGCCGCCGCGGCCCGTCCCCCACGAGGAAGGCATGCAGCGTGTGCCCCGCACGCCGCACCAACGCCAGGGCCCGCAGGAGATCCTCCTGCCGCTTCACCGGGTGGTTCATGTTCGCCACGTGCACCACCACGGGCGCTCCGTGCGTGTCCGGCAGCGGCGCCTGGAGCCCCGCGCGCCGACGCTGATCGAAGCGCACGATATCCAGGCCATTGGGGATGACCGTGATCTTCTCCGGCGAGATGCCCTCCTCCTCCACGAGCATTCCTCGGATGGCCTCCGCGTTGCCCACCACGTGGTCCGCCATCTGGGTGAGGCCGCGCAGCAGGGCCCGCCGCACCCTGCCGTGCCAGTGCGCCAGGTCCAACCGACCGACGATCACCTTCGTCCCCGCGAGCTTCGCCGCCGGCACCGCCAGCACCGTCGCGTAGAAGTCGTGCACGTGGACGAGTTCCACCCGCTCCTGCTTGAGCCAGCGCGCCATGCGAATCACCTGGGCGAGCGTGTTGGGCCGGGCGAGCGAGCCGCGCAGGGAGAACTCCTCCGGGGTGATGCCCATCTTGCGGATGGGCTCCATCAGCGGCCCCACGGCGTCCAGCACGGACACCTGCACGCGGTAGCTGGCGGGCAGGCCTCGCAACAGCTCCACCACCTGCACCTCGGTGCCACCGAAGTAGAAGGACTTGGTGAACTGCACCAGGCGCAGAGGCGCTTGCGCCATCCGCGTCTCCTCACGCCGCATGGTTCGAGCCCTCCCATCCCGGCACCACCGTCTGCTTCACGTCGCGCGCCGTCTCCTTCACCGCGTACGCCTGGGCGATGCGATGCGCGCTCGCCGCCAGCCCGAAGAGCACATACAGGTGCGCCGAGAGGATGTAGCCGGAGAACATGTCGCAGATGAGGTAGCCCGTCATCGCGGCCGCCAGCCCTCGCGCCATCCACCCCATGCGCGGATCCCTCGAGGCCTCGAAGGCGCCGCCCGTGGCGCTCCCGGCGAACACCAGGAAGAAGAGCAGGCCCACCCAGCCCATCTCCCCGATGACGTCCAGGAAGATGTTGTGCGCCACGTAGGCCCGCGTGGCCTGGGGCGGCGCGTAGTCGAACCAGGCGTGGCGGAACGCGCCCGCGCCCACTCCGAGCAACGGCTTGTCCAGGCTCATGCGCGACGTCACCTGCCAGGCGTACACACGGCCCATCGCCGAGGCGTCCTGGTGCAGCTCCGCCACCGTCTCGTTGCGCTCCCAGAAGCTCTTGGGCGCGAACACCGCCAGACCGATGGCCAGCGCGATGCCCAGCATCACCGAGCGCATCTTCTTCTTCTCGCGCAGCGCCCACACCACCATGGCCACCGTCAGGCCGATGAAGCCACCGCGCGAGTAGGTGAAGACGATGGCCACCGCCGCCAGGATGATGGCCAGCAGCGACAGCGAGCGCATCACCCAGCCGCTCTCCTTGCGCGCCAGGAAGGCCACCGCGAGCGGCACGATGATGCCGATGTTCATCGCCGAGCGGTTGGGGTCCGCGTACACCTCGGCCCAGTGCGCCCGGTAGCCCTCCACCAGCGTCTCCGGCGTGCCGGTGAAGTGCGAGTCGATGACGCCATAGCTCGTCACGATCGAACCCAGCACCATGGCGCCGCACACGGCCGCCAGCCGCCGGGGCGTGGTGATGACGTTCACCAGCGTCAGGTAGATCGCCGTGAGCTTGAGCAGCTCGAGCGCGGTGGTGCGCGACACCTCCGGGTTCACCGACCACGTCATCGAGGCCAGCGCCAACGCCGAGAACGCCAGCAGCGCCCCGCCACGGATTCCATCGAAATACAGGGGCTCGGCACGCCCCAGTCTCCGCAAGGCCATCAGCCCCGCGGCCAACCCCGACGCCAACAGCGCCAGCCGCAAGGGGGCCAGCGCGGGAAACCACACCTGCGGCAGCATGTACATCAGCGCCGCGAAGGTGGTCAGTGCGTAGAACGCCACCACGTCCCGGCGTTCCGCTTTATCGCCCAGCTCCATCCGGACCCTCCTCCCACGTCCCGTCGCCGCATGCGCGGACCGGGCCACCCCAGGGCGTTAGCAGGCGATATGCCAACCACCCTGGAGGGCAAATCCCAGTGGATCCAAGGATTTACCGTGGAAGTCCTCGGACTGGAGGGCGGGAAGCGGGAAGAATTACCGGCCTTTCACTCCATGGGCAGAAGAAGGGAGGCAATGGCGCTGAGCTTTCCCTCCTGGAGAAACACTTCGCCCATTTCCTCCAGCAGCCGGGCGAGGACGGCGTTCACCTGGCGACGCAGCTCGGGCCAGGAGGCCTCCGGCACCGCGGGCTCCAGCACCGCCAGGGCCTGGTCCGCCACCCCCGGCTTGAGACGGGGCGCATCCGGCGTGCCCTCGAAGAGCAGCGCGCCGAGCGTCTGCCGGCCCTCGCGCGGCAGGGGGCGGGGCACCACCCGGCCCTCCAGCAGGGCGATGGCCACGGCGGCCGCGAAGAAGCGCTCCATCCCCAATTCCTGGGGCGCCTCGGCGAAGCGGGACAGCCGCTCGCGGGCGGCCTGGGCGGAGCCCCCGAGCAGCGCGCCCAGGAGCGCCACCTGCGCCTCGGCCCGGGCGAGCACCTCCTCGCTGGCGGCCAGCTCACGCCGCGAGCGGAAGGGCACCGGCTCGGCCCCGGGCACCTTCAGGGTGCGCCGCGGACGCTTGCGGCGCAGCGCCTCCACGGCCGCGGCCTCCTCGGCGAAGAGCAGCGGCACGCCCTCCACCTTCGTGAAGGGCTCCTTCATCAACCGGTCCGCGCGGAACTTGAGCGCGAGCGTCAGGGAGAAGCCCACCTGGAAGATGCGTTTGATTTCCGTGTCGCGCACCACCTGCGCGGCGCGCGCGGGGTCTCCCCCGGTGAGGTGCTCCAGGGCGAGCAGCAGGTAGTCCCGGGCCATCTCGCCCACGCGCCGGATGGCGTCCAGGTCCCCCGGTTCCTCCACCTCGGCCACGAGCGTGGCGTTGGCGAGGTAGCGCAGCTCCGCCTCCAGGTTCTCGCGCTCGCGCTCGTCCAGCTCGCGGAAGGCGGCCTCCAGGTAGTCGGGCTGCTCGCGCGTGGCGGCCAGCGCGGCGCTCACGGCCGGAGCGGGCTCGGGCCCGGTGTCCACGCGGCTGAAGAGCTGCACGGCCTCCTCCAGCGGCGGGAAGCCCAGGTCCTGCAGCCGCGCCGAGCGGAAGCGGTAGGCCACCTCCTCCAATTCCCCGGGCACCTCCCAGCGCGTGGCCTCCAGGAAGCGCACCGCCTCGAAGGGGTTGTCCGCGATGAGATCGTTGAGCAGCACGCGCAACGCCGCCAGCTCCGCGCCCTCCACGCCCTTGAACTCGATGAGGTAGCGCCCCTCGGGCGTCTCCATCGTCACGCCCGCCGGGTTCACGTCCGGGTTCTCCTCCAGATCGTGGATGACGGTGAACTCGCGCATGAGCATCTCCAGGACCTCGGTGTCCATGGAGCGCACCTTCTCGAGGAAGTCCTCGGCCGAGTCCCCGCGCGCGGCGCGCAGCCAGTTGAGGGTGCCGAGCGGATCGAGCGTGTCGCGCTTCCACGAGCCCAGGTCCACGAAGGTGCGGAACTGCTCGGGCGAGGTGAGCTGCACGAGGTCCACCGCGTCGGGCAGGCCCACCTCCATGATGGTGAAGTACAGGTCCTCCGCGGGCAGCGAGCGCACCAGGGCGCGGGCATGCTCCGATTCGACGAGGGCCTCCAGCCGCTTGCGGCCGGAGAGGGCCGCGAGCTGCCGGCGCACGGTGTTCAGCGCCTTGCTTCCGCTATTGCCATTCGACATGGCGCCGTGCCTACCACGGTTTGCGCCCGGCCCTTCAGCCCTTCACTTCACACTGTCCAGGAGGGCGCCCCACACCTCGTCCAGGCCCAGCTTGTCCGTGGCCGAGAAGGCGAGCACCGCCTCGCGCGGCAGGCTGAGCTGCTCGGCGAGCGCGGTGAGGCGCGGCTTGCGGCGCGCCTTGGGCAGGCGATCCATCTTCGTGGCCACCACGAGGATGCGCCGGTAGTCCTGCAGGTAGTCGAGCGTCTGGAAGTCGTCCGGGGTGGGGCCCACCTCGGCGTCGATGATGCTCACCACCACCTTCAGGTCCCGGCGCTTCTCCAGGTAGGTGGTGATCATCGTCTGCCACTCGGCGCGCTCGGTCTTGCTCACCTTGGCGAAGCCGTAGCCGGGCAGGTCCGCGAAGCGCACCAGGTGCGGCTTGCCGTCGCGCTCCACGTCCACGTCGAAGAAGTTGAGCGTGCGGGTGCGGCCGGGAGTGTTGGACACGCGCACGAGCTTCTTGCGGCCCGTGAGCGCGTTGATCATGGACGACTTGCCCACGTTGGAGCGGCCCACGAAGGCCACCTCGGGGGCGAGACTCGTGGGGTAGCCCTTGGGCTCCACCGCCGTGGTGATGAAGCGGGCGTCGAGGATCTTGATCACGCTATTTCTTCTTGGCGGGCTCGGCCTGGGGGGGCTCGGCCTGGGCCGTCTTGTTGCCGGCCCGCTCGGCGGACCAGTGGTCGATCGCCTTGAGCGACTCGACGAAGTTGAAAGGCTTGAGCGAGGGGGACGAGGCGTCGTGGCAGTTGCGGCACGCCTTCTCCGAGGGGTCCACCAGGCCCACCAGCCGGGCCAGCTCCGCGTCCTTCATGACATAGGAGGGCGAGTAGTGCTGACCGGGGCCATGGCACGTCTCGCACGTGACATGGGAGACGCCCTGGGTGGCCTGGTCCGGCGCATGGCAGGACAGGCAGCGCACGTCCTTCTGCTGGGTGGGCGCGAGCGAGTCCCCGGCGCGGGCATGCTTGGACTGCATCCAGGCGTCATAGGCGGCCGGATGGCAGCCCTTGCAACTCTCCGGACCGAGGAAATCCGCCGCGCCGGCGGCACCGGAGAGGACGAGGACGAGCAGGAGGGACAGGAGCCAGGGGCCACGAGCAGGCATCGGGTCCGGTCACTAGCAGACGCCTCCAAGGGGGGCAAGGCGAGGTTGGGAAACACCACCTCCCGAGAGGGGGCTCGCCAACACCTGGAGCGCTTGAGGGGGCGAGGGGAGATCCGCTACATCAAGGAGGATGAAGACCCTCGTCTGCGTCGCCGTGCTCCTCGCCGCCGCGCCCGCGGTGGCCAAACCGTGGCAGGGCATCGAGCCCGGACAGACCAAGCGCGACAGCATCATCCAGAAATTCGGAGAGCCCTCGCGCGTGGTCACCAGCGAAGGCAAGGAGGTCGTCGCCTACTTCGACGACAAGGCCATCAAGGGCACGCGCCAGGTGCAGTTCACCGTGGACGTGGGCACGCAGCAGGTGGAGCGCATCTCGGTCTTCCCGGGTCCGGTGATCGACAAGGAGTCCATCGAGAGCACCTACGGGCCCGCCTGCCCGTCCTCCGGCAAGCAGCCCGCCACCCCGTGCTACCAGAAGAAGCTGACGGACGACTTCCGCACCTACCTCTTCTATGCCCGCCAGGGGCTGGCCGTGTTCCTCAACGAGGACGGCAAGACGGTGCAGTCGCTCACCTTCACCTCCGCGCAGGCCGCGAAGTAGGCCGCCGGTGAAGCTCTACGGACTGACGGGCGGAATCGCCTCGGGCAAGAGCACGGTGAGCCGGATGTTCCGCGAGCTGGGCGCGGAGGTGCTCGACGCGGACCTCATCGCCCGGGAGGTGGTGGAGCCGGGCACCCCCGGACTGGCGGCCGTGGCCGAGCGCTTCCCCGGCGTGGTGGGGCCGGATGGGCGCCTGGATCGGGCGGCGCTGGGCGCGCGGGTC
Above is a window of Cystobacter fuscus DNA encoding:
- a CDS encoding O-antigen ligase family protein; protein product: MELGDKAERRDVVAFYALTTFAALMYMLPQVWFPALAPLRLALLASGLAAGLMALRRLGRAEPLYFDGIRGGALLAFSALALASMTWSVNPEVSRTTALELLKLTAIYLTLVNVITTPRRLAAVCGAMVLGSIVTSYGVIDSHFTGTPETLVEGYRAHWAEVYADPNRSAMNIGIIVPLAVAFLARKESGWVMRSLSLLAIILAAVAIVFTYSRGGFIGLTVAMVVWALREKKKMRSVMLGIALAIGLAVFAPKSFWERNETVAELHQDASAMGRVYAWQVTSRMSLDKPLLGVGAGAFRHAWFDYAPPQATRAYVAHNIFLDVIGEMGWVGLLFFLVFAGSATGGAFEASRDPRMGWMARGLAAAMTGYLICDMFSGYILSAHLYVLFGLAASAHRIAQAYAVKETARDVKQTVVPGWEGSNHAA
- a CDS encoding DUF6178 family protein: MSNGNSGSKALNTVRRQLAALSGRKRLEALVESEHARALVRSLPAEDLYFTIMEVGLPDAVDLVQLTSPEQFRTFVDLGSWKRDTLDPLGTLNWLRAARGDSAEDFLEKVRSMDTEVLEMLMREFTVIHDLEENPDVNPAGVTMETPEGRYLIEFKGVEGAELAALRVLLNDLIADNPFEAVRFLEATRWEVPGELEEVAYRFRSARLQDLGFPPLEEAVQLFSRVDTGPEPAPAVSAALAATREQPDYLEAAFRELDERERENLEAELRYLANATLVAEVEEPGDLDAIRRVGEMARDYLLLALEHLTGGDPARAAQVVRDTEIKRIFQVGFSLTLALKFRADRLMKEPFTKVEGVPLLFAEEAAAVEALRRKRPRRTLKVPGAEPVPFRSRRELAASEEVLARAEAQVALLGALLGGSAQAARERLSRFAEAPQELGMERFFAAAVAIALLEGRVVPRPLPREGRQTLGALLFEGTPDAPRLKPGVADQALAVLEPAVPEASWPELRRQVNAVLARLLEEMGEVFLQEGKLSAIASLLLPME
- the yihA gene encoding ribosome biogenesis GTP-binding protein YihA/YsxC, giving the protein MIKILDARFITTAVEPKGYPTSLAPEVAFVGRSNVGKSSMINALTGRKKLVRVSNTPGRTRTLNFFDVDVERDGKPHLVRFADLPGYGFAKVSKTERAEWQTMITTYLEKRRDLKVVVSIIDAEVGPTPDDFQTLDYLQDYRRILVVATKMDRLPKARRKPRLTALAEQLSLPREAVLAFSATDKLGLDEVWGALLDSVK
- a CDS encoding glycosyltransferase, with translation MRREETRMAQAPLRLVQFTKSFYFGGTEVQVVELLRGLPASYRVQVSVLDAVGPLMEPIRKMGITPEEFSLRGSLARPNTLAQVIRMARWLKQERVELVHVHDFYATVLAVPAAKLAGTKVIVGRLDLAHWHGRVRRALLRGLTQMADHVVGNAEAIRGMLVEEEGISPEKITVIPNGLDIVRFDQRRRAGLQAPLPDTHGAPVVVHVANMNHPVKRQEDLLRALALVRRAGHTLHAFLVGDGPRRPEMEKLAGSLGLADRVHFLKHRGDVPAIYERADFGVLCSSAEGMSNAVMEGMAAGLPMVVTNVGGNPELVADGERGLVVPPLRPEALGEAFLQLLGDRERGRRMGARARAFVERELSLTRMVRRHDALYRRVARGE
- a CDS encoding multiheme c-type cytochrome — protein: MPARGPWLLSLLLVLVLSGAAGAADFLGPESCKGCHPAAYDAWMQSKHARAGDSLAPTQQKDVRCLSCHAPDQATQGVSHVTCETCHGPGQHYSPSYVMKDAELARLVGLVDPSEKACRNCHDASSPSLKPFNFVESLKAIDHWSAERAGNKTAQAEPPQAEPAKKK